The Streptomyces sp. NBC_00691 genome has a segment encoding these proteins:
- the cpaB gene encoding Flp pilus assembly protein CpaB, whose amino-acid sequence MNSRQRRGVILLLLSVLCAIGAFAGVLAVISDVNSKVGPETTAYRVKDDVAPYAPLRASQFEKISMPKRWLSETAVTDLRRIEGRIAVTRLKAGSLLQSDMIVDRPELQPGQQEIAIMIDAATGVAGKITAGATVNIYATFAGDKKGEASQSRMIVSGARVLDVGKLTPIRESSQGSARTNDAVPISFALSTLDAQRVAYAESFAEHVRLALVAPTTTGGTPADQRDRTYTLEKDK is encoded by the coding sequence ATGAACTCCCGCCAGCGCCGCGGCGTGATCCTGCTGCTGCTGTCCGTCCTGTGCGCGATCGGCGCCTTCGCCGGTGTGCTCGCCGTGATCAGCGACGTGAACTCCAAGGTCGGCCCGGAGACCACCGCGTACCGGGTCAAGGACGACGTGGCCCCGTACGCCCCCCTGAGGGCGAGCCAGTTCGAGAAGATCTCCATGCCGAAGCGCTGGCTCTCGGAGACCGCCGTCACCGACCTCCGCCGGATCGAGGGCCGGATCGCCGTCACCCGGCTCAAGGCCGGCTCGCTCCTCCAGTCCGACATGATCGTCGACCGGCCCGAACTCCAGCCCGGCCAGCAGGAGATCGCGATCATGATCGACGCCGCCACCGGTGTCGCCGGGAAGATCACCGCGGGCGCCACCGTCAACATCTACGCCACCTTCGCGGGCGACAAGAAGGGCGAGGCCTCCCAGTCCCGCATGATCGTCTCCGGCGCCCGCGTCCTCGACGTCGGCAAGCTCACCCCGATCAGGGAGAGCTCCCAGGGCTCCGCCCGCACCAACGACGCCGTGCCGATCTCCTTCGCCCTCTCCACCCTCGACGCCCAGCGCGTCGCGTACGCCGAGTCCTTCGCCGAGCACGTACGCCTCGCCCTGGTCGCCCCCACCACCACCGGCGGCACCCCCGCCGACCAGCGCGACCGCACCTACACGCTCGAAAAGGACAAGTGA
- a CDS encoding TadE/TadG family type IV pilus assembly protein → MSGHPRERRRDRGQAAIEYLGFLPILLIVGLAGLQLGIAAYAAQQAGTAARAAARAASSDAEDGPDAQTAGTAAVSGWIHPAVGVGPPGGGEITVTVTVTIPSVMPFVHDFGSVTKTATMPLPDEEDE, encoded by the coding sequence ATGAGCGGACACCCGCGCGAGCGGCGGCGCGACCGGGGCCAGGCCGCCATCGAGTACCTCGGATTCCTGCCGATCCTGCTGATCGTCGGCCTCGCAGGACTCCAGCTCGGCATCGCCGCCTACGCGGCGCAGCAGGCGGGCACGGCGGCCCGGGCCGCCGCGCGGGCGGCGAGCAGCGACGCGGAGGACGGGCCCGATGCCCAGACGGCCGGCACCGCCGCCGTGAGCGGCTGGATCCACCCCGCTGTCGGCGTCGGTCCCCCGGGCGGCGGCGAGATCACCGTCACCGTCACCGTCACCATCCCCTCCGTCATGCCCTTCGTACACGACTTCGGCTCCGTGACGAAGACCGCCACCATGCCCCTGCCCGACGAGGAGGACGAGTGA
- a CDS encoding TadE/TadG family type IV pilus assembly protein — MRAHRGPGGDDRGQVAVEFLGMVPLILLTLALLWQIVLVGYTYTLAGNAADEAARACAVGDDGAAAAGRHIGGAWSVSGGACDVSGGMVHVEISVEVPVLVPGLGGLFPVMGKAGAVDERGLTP; from the coding sequence ATGCGCGCGCACCGGGGCCCGGGCGGGGACGACAGGGGGCAGGTGGCGGTCGAGTTCCTCGGCATGGTGCCGCTGATCCTCCTCACCCTCGCGCTGCTCTGGCAGATCGTCCTGGTGGGGTACACGTACACGCTCGCGGGGAACGCCGCGGACGAGGCGGCGCGGGCGTGCGCCGTCGGCGACGACGGGGCCGCGGCCGCCGGCCGCCACATCGGCGGCGCCTGGAGCGTCTCCGGTGGGGCCTGCGACGTGAGCGGCGGCATGGTCCACGTCGAGATCTCCGTCGAGGTCCCGGTCCTCGTCCCGGGCCTGGGCGGGCTCTTCCCGGTGATGGGCAAGGCCGGTGCCGTGGACGAGAGGGGCCTCACACCATGA
- a CDS encoding AAA family ATPase: MTTRILPAVGDPDAARSVTTLIGQLPDAEPAPPVTDSTQLVDTLARLAAASLDELPEVVLVHERIGPVPALELVREVALRFPAVGVVLITADASPVLFSAAMDSGARGLVTLPLGYEELASRVQAAAQWSVGVRRHLGAGAEQVTGPGGTVVTVSGAKGGVGATVTAVHLALAARASGRTVALVDMDLQSGDIASYLDVQFRRSVADLASIADISPRVLQDAVYVHETGLSLLLAPAEGERGEEVTDRAARQIVSALRGRHEVVVVDCGSQLNSANAAAIEMADTAVLVATPDVVAVRAAKRTVRMWERLQVRKAEETVTLVNRHHRSTEIQPPLVQKITGTRVAGVAVPAHYKELQAVVDAGRLHELDAKSTVKQALWSLAGELGLVQAPAAAPSAGGPGKQLARAGDRGSLGLRRRAGGR; encoded by the coding sequence ATGACCACCAGGATCCTGCCGGCCGTCGGCGACCCCGACGCGGCCCGGTCCGTCACCACGCTCATCGGCCAGCTCCCCGACGCCGAGCCCGCCCCACCGGTCACCGACTCCACCCAGCTCGTCGACACCCTCGCGCGGCTCGCCGCCGCCTCACTCGACGAACTCCCCGAGGTCGTCCTGGTCCACGAGCGGATCGGACCCGTCCCGGCGCTCGAACTCGTCCGCGAGGTCGCCCTCCGCTTCCCCGCCGTCGGCGTCGTCCTCATCACCGCCGACGCCAGCCCCGTCCTCTTCTCCGCCGCCATGGACTCCGGCGCGCGAGGACTCGTCACCCTGCCCCTCGGTTACGAGGAGCTCGCCAGCCGCGTCCAGGCCGCCGCCCAGTGGTCCGTCGGCGTCCGCCGCCACCTCGGCGCCGGAGCCGAGCAGGTCACCGGCCCCGGCGGCACCGTCGTCACCGTCAGCGGCGCCAAGGGCGGGGTCGGAGCCACCGTCACCGCCGTCCACCTCGCCCTCGCGGCCCGCGCCTCAGGGCGCACCGTCGCGCTCGTCGACATGGACCTCCAGAGCGGCGACATCGCCTCCTACCTGGACGTCCAGTTCCGGCGATCCGTCGCCGACCTCGCCTCCATCGCCGACATCTCGCCGCGCGTCCTCCAGGACGCCGTGTACGTCCACGAGACCGGCCTCTCCCTGCTCCTCGCCCCGGCGGAGGGCGAGCGCGGCGAGGAGGTCACCGACCGCGCCGCCCGACAGATCGTCAGCGCCCTGCGCGGCCGGCACGAGGTCGTCGTCGTCGACTGCGGTTCCCAGCTCAACAGCGCGAACGCCGCCGCGATCGAGATGGCCGACACCGCCGTCCTCGTCGCCACGCCGGACGTCGTCGCCGTCCGGGCGGCCAAGCGGACCGTCCGCATGTGGGAACGGCTCCAGGTCCGCAAGGCCGAGGAGACCGTGACCCTGGTCAACCGGCACCACCGCTCCACCGAGATCCAGCCGCCCCTCGTCCAGAAGATCACCGGCACCCGGGTCGCCGGCGTCGCCGTCCCCGCCCACTACAAGGAACTCCAGGCGGTCGTCGACGCGGGCCGGCTGCACGAACTCGACGCCAAGTCGACGGTGAAGCAGGCGCTGTGGTCCCTCGCGGGGGAGCTGGGCCTGGTCCAGGCCCCGGCCGCGGCACCGTCGGCGGGCGGGCCGGGCAAGCAGCTCGCGCGCGCCGGCGACCGGGGCTCGCTGGGACTGCGGCGCCGCGCCGGAGGACGCTGA